A region from the Corynebacterium halotolerans YIM 70093 = DSM 44683 genome encodes:
- a CDS encoding DUF808 domain-containing protein — translation MAGGLVALLDDVALIARTAASSVDDVAAAAGRTSMKAAGVVVDDAAVTPRFVSGVTPARELPMIWRITKGSLINKLVIILPIALLLSWIAPWALTPILMVGGTYLCFEGAEKVLGRVLGHEKKEKPAKDKGPDAEDNLVKGAITTDLILSAEIMVISLNEVADETFLLRTVVLVLVALGITALVYGAVALLVKMDDIGLALVGRGGAAAGFGRGLVAAMPKVLAAISIVGTFAMLWVGGHIIVLGLEEFGLTWPYDFIHGLEVGAGGGFLGWLVNTFFSLIVGLIWGVVVVLLIEGIKKLTGAGREAHSGH, via the coding sequence ATGGCCGGTGGACTGGTAGCACTGCTCGATGATGTGGCGTTGATTGCGCGAACCGCGGCCTCCAGCGTGGACGATGTGGCTGCCGCCGCGGGCCGCACCAGTATGAAGGCCGCGGGCGTGGTGGTCGACGACGCCGCCGTCACCCCGCGGTTCGTCTCGGGGGTGACCCCGGCGCGCGAGCTGCCGATGATCTGGCGGATCACCAAGGGATCGCTGATCAACAAGCTCGTCATCATCCTCCCCATCGCCCTGCTGCTGTCGTGGATCGCGCCCTGGGCGCTGACCCCGATCCTCATGGTGGGCGGCACCTACCTGTGCTTCGAGGGCGCGGAGAAGGTCCTCGGCCGGGTGCTCGGCCACGAGAAGAAGGAGAAACCGGCGAAGGACAAGGGCCCCGACGCCGAGGACAACCTGGTCAAGGGGGCGATCACCACGGATCTCATCCTCTCCGCGGAGATCATGGTCATCTCGCTCAACGAGGTCGCCGACGAAACGTTCCTCCTCCGTACCGTCGTGCTCGTCCTCGTGGCTCTCGGCATCACCGCCCTGGTGTACGGCGCGGTGGCGCTGCTGGTGAAGATGGACGACATCGGCCTGGCCCTGGTCGGGCGCGGCGGAGCGGCCGCCGGCTTCGGTCGTGGTCTGGTCGCCGCCATGCCCAAGGTGCTCGCGGCGATCTCGATCGTCGGCACCTTCGCGATGCTCTGGGTCGGCGGCCACATCATCGTCCTCGGGCTCGAGGAGTTCGGTCTCACCTGGCCCTACGACTTCATCCACGGGCTGGAGGTCGGTGCCGGGGGCGGTTTCCTGGGCTGGCTGGTCAACACCTTCTTCTCCCTGATCGTCGGTCTGATCTGGGGTGTGGTCGTCGTCCTCCTCATCGAGGGCATCAAGAAGCTCACCGGCGCCGGCCGCGAAGCGCACTCAGGGCACTGA